A genome region from Cucumis sativus cultivar 9930 chromosome 4, Cucumber_9930_V3, whole genome shotgun sequence includes the following:
- the LOC101216969 gene encoding transcription factor MYBC1 translates to MREEHSNWFSRWEDELPSPDELMPLSQTLITPDLALAFDIQNPSNSSPPLPCPSPPLSNPLPGSGNGIVPPNSADFGDSADLGSGAASDEPARTLKRPRLVWTPQLHKRFVDAVAHLGIKNAVPKTIMQLMSVDGLTRENVASHLQKYRLYLKRMQGLSGGGGGGGAALVGSSDPATDHLFASSPVPPHLLHSARTSSDHFLPYVPMATLQQHHHHQQQMAAAAAVAGHTQLQPPYHRQVGHFGSPPNGQFEHPFLARQSQPIHRMGTPVHNSVPNYIEDLESANATGGRKVLTLFPTGDD, encoded by the coding sequence ATGAGAGAAGAACACTCGAATTGGTTTTCTAGATGGGAAGACGAGCTCCCATCTCCAGATGAATTGATGCCTCTTTCTCAAACCCTAATAACCCCCGATCTAGCTTTGGCTTTTGATATTCAGAATCCCAGCAATAGCAGTCCGCCGTTGCCTTGTCCGTCTCCGCCGCTTTCAAATCCTCTCCCTGGTTCCGGCAACGGAATTGTGCCGCCAAACTCCGCGGATTTCGGCGATTCTGCCGATTTGGGCTCCGGAGCCGCCAGCGACGAGCCGGCTCGGACTCTCAAGCGGCCGCGCCTTGTTTGGACGCCTCAACTTCACAAGCGATTTGTTGATGCTGTTGCTCATTTGGGTATAAAAAATGCTGTCCCCAAGACCATAATGCAGCTCATGAGTGTCGATGGGTTGACTAGAGAGAACGTAGCTAGCCATTTGCAGAAGTACCGCCTCTATCTCAAGCGAATGCAGGGCTTGTCCggtggcggcggcggcggaGGTGCTGCCTTGGTTGGTTCATCCGATCCCGCTACTGACCATTTGTTTGCTAGCTCACCAGTTCCACCCCATTTGCTTCACTCTGCTCGCACCAGTTCAGACCATTTCTTGCCCTATGTTCCCATGGCCACTCTGCAGCAACACCACCATCACCAGCAGCAGAtggctgctgctgctgctgtcGCCGGCCATACACAGCTCCAGCCGCCGTATCATCGGCAGGTTGGACATTTTGGGTCGCCGCCAAATGGTCAGTTCGAGCACCCATTTTTAGCTAGACAGTCCCAGCCTATCCATAGAATGGGAACACCAGTGCATAATTCTGTTCCTAATTACATTGAAGATTTGGAATCAGCCAATGCCACTGGAGGACGAAAAGTCCTCACCTTATTTCCTACTGGGGATGATTGA
- the LOC101217210 gene encoding G2/mitotic-specific cyclin S13-7 has translation MASRPIVPQQIRGEAVNGGGKQAKGAAGAEAKNRRALGDIGNLVTVRGIDAKANRPITRSFCAQLLANAQAAAKAENNKKQVPVTIDGAAPILDAGVVAVKKAGPKPATKKVIVKPTSEVIDISPDTVEKVEEKEAKCAKKKKEGEGPAKKKAQTLTSVLTARSKAACGITKKPKEQIFDIDAADVGNELAAVEYVEDIYTFYKEAENESRPHDYMDSQPEINPSMRAILVDWLVDVHNKFELSPETFYLTINIIDRFLATKIVPRRELQLVGIGAMLIASKYEEIWAPEVNDFVCLSDRAYTHQQILVMEKKILGKLEWTLTVPTPYVFLARFIKASKDSNHEMENLVYFLAELGIMHYNTAMIYCPSMIAASAVYAARCTLKKTPAWDETLKKHTGFSEPQLIDCAKLLVGFHGGADKNKLQVIYRKYSSSERGAVALIQPAKALLALGGGVH, from the exons ATGGCTTCAAGACCAATCGTTCCCCAACAAATCAGAG GTGAGGCAGTGAACGGCGGAGGAAAACAAGCAAAGGGCGCAGCGGGAGCGGAGGCAAAGAACCGCCGTGCACTGGGTGATATCGGGAATTTGGTAACTGTTCGAGGAATTGATGCAAAGGCAAATCGCCCTATTACGAGGAGTTTCTGTGCTCAGTTGCTTGCCAATGCTCAAGCTGCTGCAAAGGCTGAAAACAATAAG AAACAAGTGCCTGTTACTATAGATGGGGCTGCTCCCATTCTCGATGCTGGTGTTGTGGCTGTAAAGAAAGCAGGTCCTAAGCCAGCCACTAAGAAAGTCATTGTAAAACCAACATCGGAGGTTATTGATATAAGTCCTGACACTGTCGAAAAAGTTGAAGAGAAGGAAGCCAAATgtgcaaagaagaaaaaggaaggagAAGGGCCCGCAAAGAAGAAAGCGCAGACTCTTACTTCAGTCTTGACTGCTAGAAGCAAG GCTGCCTGTGGTATAACCAAGAAACCTAAAGAACAGATCTTTGATATTGACGCTGCAGATGTTGGTAACGAGTTGGCAGCTGTTGAATATGTCGAGGATATTTACACCTTCTATAAAGAAGCTGAG AACGAGAGCAGACCTCATGATTATATGGATTCACAACCTGAAATAAACCCTTCAATGAGGGCTATTTTGGTGGATTGGCTGGTTGATGTCCACAACAAATTTGAACTTTCACCCGAAACTTTCTACCTCACGATCAATATAATCGATCGTTTCCTTGCGACAAAGATTGTTCCAAGAAGGGAATTGCAATTGGTGGGAATTGGAGCAATGCTTATAGCCTCCAAGTATGAAGAAATTTGGGCTCCAGAG GTAAATGACTTTGTGTGCCTTTCGGATAGAGCTTACACTCATCAACAGATTCTAGTGATGGAGAAGAAGATACTTGGGAAGTTGGAGTGGACCTTGACTGTTCCCACACCATATGTTTTCCTTGCTCGATTTATCAAGGCATCCAAAGACTCGAACCACGAG ATGGAAAATCTGGTTTATTTTCTGGCTGAACTTGGAATAATGCATTACAATACGGCAATGATATATTGCCCGTCGATGATTGCTGCCTCAGCAGTCTACGCCGCTCGATGCACGCTGAAGAAAACACCTGCTTGGGATGAAACCCTAAAAAAGCACACGGGTTTCTCGGAACCGCAGTTAAT TGATTGTGCAAAGCTTTTGGTGGGATTCCATGGGGGAGCAGACAAGAACAAACTTCAAGTAATATACAGAAAATACTCGAGTTCAGAGCGAGGAGCGGTAGCGTTGATTCAGCCAGCCAAAGCTTTGTTGGCTCTAGGTGGTGGTGTCCATTGA